DNA sequence from the Candidatus Sysuiplasma acidicola genome:
AGCAATGAGACGGAACCCGGCGGAAGAGAGGATGATGCCGGTAATCCGTGGAGCAGATGGGGGAAAGTCAACCTTTTCAAGGAAAAGTTGACAGAGTCACTGAGGCGACAATTTTAGATACATTCCCATACTACACCGGGTCTGTGAAACCATCTCTCAGGGATTATGCCTATGATGCCATAATCGCTTTCATCAGAGAAAAAGTTGATGGAAGCTGTGCGGACGGAGTGGTCCTCGGGCTGAGCGGCGGCATAGATTCTGCCCTCGTTATGAAGCTGTGCTGCGATGCTCTGGGAAAACACAGGGTCGAGGCGTTACTGCTTCCGGACTCTGAAGTTCCGGGTCCCGACGAGAAGGATGCAGGCGAGTATGCAACTTCGCTCGGTGTACCGGTTCGGCGGATTGTGATAAGCAGTCAAGTCTCTCTCGTGGCAGGCGCGATAGGCGCTTCGGACGCCAGGGTGGTCGGAAACATAAAAGCGCGCGTGAGGATGATATTGCTTTACGCTGTTGCAAACATGCGTAACCTCAGGGTGGCCGGAACAGGCAATAAAAGCGAACTGCTCACCGGCTATTTCACAAAGTACGGTGACGGCGCTGTCGACTTTCTTCCCATAGGCGATCTGTACAAAACGGAGGTGAGGCAGCTCGCATCACAGCTCAAACTGCCATCCAGGTTTCTGGAAAAGAGTCCCAGCGCGGGGCTGTGGGAAGGGCAGACCGATGAGGGTGAACTGGGGATGCCGTACGAACAACTTGACAGCATATTGTTAGCTATGGAAAACCACATGTCTGCGCCTGAGGTTGTCAGGAGGACAGGCATCCGCAGTGACATCGTCGACAGGGTATTTTCCATGGTGGATAGCAGCAGTCATAAGAGGAGTGCAGCGCCGATACCGAAGATTGGCATAAGGGCTGTCGGAACGGACTGGTAGCGGGAAGCGGTATTGTGGACAGGACGGAAGTGAAAGTCAGCAGGAAAGACGTCATAGACGCGACCAGAGTTGTCTATCGCCACTGCATCAGGACGCCCCTGTTCTTTGATTACTATCTCTCCGGTAAACTGCGCGCGGACGTGTACCTTAAAATGGAAATGTTTCAGCCCGTGCGTGCATTCAAGATCAGGGGTGCCTCCAACAAGATGTCACATGTCACCGGGGATAGTGTAGTGACTGCATCCTCAGGCAATCACGGCCTCGCTGTCGCGTACGTGGCAAAGGCAATGGGAAAGAAGGCGGCAATTGTGCTGCCAGAAAACGTGAACGAATCCAAGCTGAGGCTGATAAAGAGTTTGGGTGCCGAGACTGTGATAAGCGGTCTGACGACCGATGACAGGATGGCCACCGCTGAACGGCTCAGCGAAACCAGGGGTATGACAATGATACCCCCATTCGACGATCCGCTGGTCATCGCCGGACAGGGAACAGCGGGCCTCGAAATACAGGCGCAGACCAGATGTGATTATGTGATATCGCCGGTGGGCGGAGGAGGCCTGATTTCCGGCATTGCTCTTGCCTACGACAATGTCAGCGGAACAGAAGTGATAGGTGCGCAGTCTGAGAAGTCAAGGTCAATGTACGAATCGCTCAGCGCAGGCAAGCCCGTGACCTCTAAGTCGGAAACTGTCGCTGACGGCATAGCCGTTTCAACTCCGGGAACACTCAACGTCGGCATACTGGCAGGACGTGTCAGGAGAATCCTGCTGGTCAGCGACGCTGAGATAATGTCGGCAGTGAAGGAGATGTGGCAGAACTCCAGAGTGCTCATGGAACCTGCGAGCGCTTCAACAGTTGCAGCACTGCTGAAGTACAGAAGAGAGATTTTCGGCGAGGGGGGACAGTCTGTTGCACTGATAATTTCCGGCGGCAACGTTTCCGACTCTCTGCTCAAGTCGCTCACTGAGTGAACCGTGCTGCAGTTTTACAGTTTATATCCTATTTTCCTCAGGAACTCTTTTCTGTCTTTGCGGTCCTTCTCTGTTTCCCGTCCGAGTGGCGATTCTCCGTCAATCACGCCAAGCACGGAGGCTGCGTCGCCTTCCCTGCCAACGACAACTCTCAATCTGTTTGCCGATGCGCAGTAAATGGTCGTGATCTCGCTCACTGATTTGAGCGAATGCATAACATTTACCGGGAAGGCGCCTTCAATGAGTATTACAAGCAAGTGACCAGCTCCAATCTTTTCTGCATTTTTTGCCGCGATGTCCGTAAGCTTCATGTCGTTGCCTTCCGTCCTGACCAGGCGGGGTCCGGAGGCCTCATTGAATGCTATGCCGAACCTTATGCCAGGTACCGCCGTCACAAGTGCCTCGTAAACGTCTTCCACAGTCTTTATGAAATGTGATTGAGCGAGTATGACGTTCGACGCGTCAGTCTTCTCCACTTCGACGATGTCCGTAATCATGCAGACCAATCATTGCAGAATGAGCTAATATGACTATTGTTTCTGAAAGACGCCCTGTTGAAAGACAGGAAAAGGTTTGCAATTCGATTTCTCAGTTTGATGCTCTCTGCTGCTGAGGAGTTGTGCCTCGCGCCCTGTTCCTCACTGAGTCCTTTATCTTCACGTATGCGACAATTACAAGTATGCCTGTTATGACGCCACCAAAAATCAGCTGGATGATGCCCAGGACCAGCGCCGGTGTTTCAGCTTCCTCGACCTTATCCTCTGCCAGTTTCTTGTATATCAGGAAGTAGTCAAGCAGTATCCACAAAAGGCCTATGAGGAAAATGCCTCCGAACACCACACCAAATATGCTTACTCCAACCGGTCCAGTAGTTGTTATAGTCCCACCGGGGTTTGTGGTTGTCGTAACGCCAGTGGTGATTACAGCAAGAGCTGCAACTGCAAAAATGCCTATCACGAAGAACACAACCTGCAATATTATCGCCACAAGCGTCAGTGTTTTTGCCGTGTTTGCATCGCTGTCTAACATGAACTGGCCTATTGATAGTGCAGTATAAAATTAATTCGATGAGACTCGAGTGCCAGCAAAAACCGCGGGGCACACTGGCTCCGACGCCCGTCTTCTTCAGACTGTCATCTCTTCCTTATTGTGCGCATAATGCATGATACCTTGCCGGTCGGCAACCAGCAGTCTTCTCAGATTAGTTTTATTTACTATTTCAGTTCTTGTGGTGACTGCATTTTAGCCCCGTAGTGTAGTGGTCAATCATGCGAGATTCTGGATCTTGCGACGGCAGTTCGAATCTGCCCGGGGCTACTCCGCGCACGTTCCAGCTGTGCGTCACTCGTGCCATTTTTCAATTCCTCATGTGGTTGAATAAATTCCATGGATTGTCGCGATGTGTAAGATCAATCAAGCTTTACGCGCAAACAGGCTTGCGCATTGATCGTGAGGGTATCGCTTCGCCACTCTTGTTTCAGCGGTAGCGTTTCCAGATTCAAATAGTTCAAATAATGGCTTTGATTGGAAAGTCACCGATATCCGGCGAATTGCGTATGAATGACGTAAAATCTGATAATTACAAGTGGGTAGTTCTTTCCAATACTACCATAGCAATGCTGATGGCCTCCATAGACACGAGCATAGTGATAATTTCCCTCCCCTACATTCTGCGCAGTGTCCTCAGGCACACACCCGGTGGTACAGCCCCGCTGACCTCTTCCGCTTACGCTATCGCCAGTGCAGATTCCTTTGTCTACGTAATATGGTCGTTGATGGGGTATATGCTCATTACTGCAACTCTCCTGATTTTCTTCGGCAGGCTTGCGGATCTGAAGGGAAGAGTGAAAATATACAACGCCGGTTTTGCTTTATTCACGATTGGCTCTCTGCTCGCCGGTTTTTCAGGCATAATTATACCTAATTCGCTAATCACCGAAGGCTTGCAGCTCGTGCTGTTCCGGTTGTTCCAGGCCGTCGGTGCCGCAATGCTCTGGTCAAATTCTGCCGCGCTTCTGACTGATGCTTTTCCATCAAACCAGAGAGGTCTCGCGCTGGGCACAAACATGGTATCGGGTGTGGGCGGAAGCATTCTTGGCCTTGTTCTGGGCGGCATAATTACTTCGGTGGCCAGCTGGAGATACATATTTTTCATCAATGTTCCTATCGGGATATTCGCCACAGTCTGGGCTTATAAGAGGCTGCATGAAGTTTCAAAACCGAGCCGTAACGAATCGCTTGATACAATCGGTGCCGTATTGTTTTCGGGCTCAATCGCATCCCTTCTGCTCGGTTCAACCTTCTACACCCTTGGCGGCATGACTGCAGGTCTGTCAGCCTCATCCGGCATTTTCTATTCGACGTTCCACCCATATCTGCTGTTAAGTTACGTTGGGTTCATTGTTTCCCCTCTGCTGATGGTCGCATTTGTCATCAACGAGTCGCATTTCGCCAAGTATCCTCTCATGAAGTTTTCGCTTTTCAGGAGAAGGGCATTTTCAACCGGTGTGCTGGCGTCAAGCCTGCTTGCGATTGGAAGGGGCGGCATAATGTTCCTCCTGGTGTTCTATTTCGAAGGTGTTAAGGGACTAAGCGCGTTTAACGCGGGGCTGCAGCTCATTCCAATGAGTCTTGGCTTCCTGCTTGTCGGCCCAATCAGCGGCGTCCTCTCTGACAGGGTCGGTTACAGGGGCCTAACTACCGCCGGTGTCATCCTTTCGGCGGTGGTGCTGGTGTTCCTCAGCGTTCTGCCCCAAAACGCGCCCCCGCTCGAAGTGTCAGGCGTACTGGCACTGGCAGGCATAGGCGGAGGACTTTTCGGCTCGCCCAATATCTCTTCTGTGATGGGTTCGATGAGCGCCAATGAGAGAGGGGTCGGCGCAGCGACAAATTCGACGATGCTCAATGTGGCAAGCATGATGGCGCTCACAATAGCATTTGTTTTCATCGGCACGACAGTCAAAATATCGAATTTCATAACACTCTTCGTCGGTACCGTAAGGAATCTTCCTGCATCCGTGGTGCAGAGTGCCGCCTATCAGGCCCAGTGGCGCACTTTCATGGGATCATTCCATTCGGTATTCGCCATTTTCAGCGTTGTAGTAATCCTGGCTCTGTTTCCTTCCATCCTGAGGCCAAAGGGAACTTCCCCCAATCTCGCAATCGAAACCTCATATGATGTTTCGGGAAAAGCCGAGGACAGCTGAAACCGTAATGCCTGTTATGTCATCGGCGTGTGATTTCTTTATTTATGACTTTACGTCTATTGCCGTGCTGAAATGATTGACAGAAAGAAGATGCAGGAAACGGTCACAGGGTACGAAGCGGAACGTGTCAGAGTGGGCGTACTCGGCTCTCATTCGGCAATTGATGTGCTCGATGGTGCAGCGCAGGAATCCCTCAGATCACTGGTTGTGCTGCAGAAAGGGCGCGATGCTGTGTACTCGAAATACCTGCGCAAGATAGGAGTGACTGGCGGAAAGGCGCGCAGAGGGATAGTCGACAGCACGATGACCTTTCAGAAATTCTCTGACATTCTGCATGAGACAAATATGGTAAAACTCAGGGAAAACAACACTGTGTTTGTGCCGAACAGGTCGTTTACATCATACTGCGGTATAGGCGACATCGAGGACAATTTTTCTGTCCCGCTATTCGGCTCCAGGAACTTGCTCAGGAGCGAAGAAAGGGAGGAGAAGGAAAATTATTACACTCTCCTTGAGAAAGCGGGCCTTCCTTACCCTGATAAGATCGATGCACCGTCAGACATAAATTTTCTGTCCATTGTGAAACTGCATCACGCGAAGAAAAAGCTGGAAAGAGGGTTTTTCACTGCGTCCAGCAGCGAAGAATATGATAGGAAGTCTGCCGCACTCATCCGTGCAGGCGTCATAGACAGCGACACACTCGCTCACGCCAGGATCGAGCGCTATGTCATCGGTCCGGTTTTCAATCTCGATTTCTTCTATTCGCCGCTGGAGGACGAAGGAGAGAAGCTCGAGCTGCTGGGCATCGACTGGAGATTCGAGTCTTCTCTGGACGGACATGTTCGCCTGCCGGCTGATCAGCAGCTCTCGCTTCAGGATTCACAGAAGATACCGGAATACACGGTGGTCGGGCACAACAGCGCAACGCTCAGAGAGTCGTTGCTCGACAGGGCATTTGAACTGGGGGAAAAGTACGTTGCCGCTGCAAGGAAGTATTACGCTCCGGGCATCATCGGCCCGTTCACGCTGCAGACCTGCGTGGACAAGGATATGGACTTTTACATTTACGACGTTGCGCCTAGGATCGGCGGAGGCACCAATGCGCACATATGGTCAGGCCATCCTTACGGCAATATGCTCTACAACACCAATGTCAGCACGGGCAGAAGAATAGCCATGGAAATCAGGCGTGCGGCGATCGAGGGAAGGCTTAGTGAAATTGTCACATGATTGTGCCGTCCGATGTTATGTGGCAGCGAACATGGCTGGTAGCACACAAAACGCTCATGTCTGTTTCTGGTTCTTCAACAA
Encoded proteins:
- a CDS encoding MFS transporter; the protein is MNDVKSDNYKWVVLSNTTIAMLMASIDTSIVIISLPYILRSVLRHTPGGTAPLTSSAYAIASADSFVYVIWSLMGYMLITATLLIFFGRLADLKGRVKIYNAGFALFTIGSLLAGFSGIIIPNSLITEGLQLVLFRLFQAVGAAMLWSNSAALLTDAFPSNQRGLALGTNMVSGVGGSILGLVLGGIITSVASWRYIFFINVPIGIFATVWAYKRLHEVSKPSRNESLDTIGAVLFSGSIASLLLGSTFYTLGGMTAGLSASSGIFYSTFHPYLLLSYVGFIVSPLLMVAFVINESHFAKYPLMKFSLFRRRAFSTGVLASSLLAIGRGGIMFLLVFYFEGVKGLSAFNAGLQLIPMSLGFLLVGPISGVLSDRVGYRGLTTAGVILSAVVLVFLSVLPQNAPPLEVSGVLALAGIGGGLFGSPNISSVMGSMSANERGVGAATNSTMLNVASMMALTIAFVFIGTTVKISNFITLFVGTVRNLPASVVQSAAYQAQWRTFMGSFHSVFAIFSVVVILALFPSILRPKGTSPNLAIETSYDVSGKAEDS
- a CDS encoding threonine/serine dehydratase, whose product is MDRTEVKVSRKDVIDATRVVYRHCIRTPLFFDYYLSGKLRADVYLKMEMFQPVRAFKIRGASNKMSHVTGDSVVTASSGNHGLAVAYVAKAMGKKAAIVLPENVNESKLRLIKSLGAETVISGLTTDDRMATAERLSETRGMTMIPPFDDPLVIAGQGTAGLEIQAQTRCDYVISPVGGGGLISGIALAYDNVSGTEVIGAQSEKSRSMYESLSAGKPVTSKSETVADGIAVSTPGTLNVGILAGRVRRILLVSDAEIMSAVKEMWQNSRVLMEPASASTVAALLKYRREIFGEGGQSVALIISGGNVSDSLLKSLTE
- a CDS encoding adenosine monophosphate-protein transferase gives rise to the protein MITDIVEVEKTDASNVILAQSHFIKTVEDVYEALVTAVPGIRFGIAFNEASGPRLVRTEGNDMKLTDIAAKNAEKIGAGHLLVILIEGAFPVNVMHSLKSVSEITTIYCASANRLRVVVGREGDAASVLGVIDGESPLGRETEKDRKDRKEFLRKIGYKL
- a CDS encoding formate--phosphoribosylaminoimidazolecarboxamide ligase family protein, producing the protein MIDRKKMQETVTGYEAERVRVGVLGSHSAIDVLDGAAQESLRSLVVLQKGRDAVYSKYLRKIGVTGGKARRGIVDSTMTFQKFSDILHETNMVKLRENNTVFVPNRSFTSYCGIGDIEDNFSVPLFGSRNLLRSEEREEKENYYTLLEKAGLPYPDKIDAPSDINFLSIVKLHHAKKKLERGFFTASSSEEYDRKSAALIRAGVIDSDTLAHARIERYVIGPVFNLDFFYSPLEDEGEKLELLGIDWRFESSLDGHVRLPADQQLSLQDSQKIPEYTVVGHNSATLRESLLDRAFELGEKYVAAARKYYAPGIIGPFTLQTCVDKDMDFYIYDVAPRIGGGTNAHIWSGHPYGNMLYNTNVSTGRRIAMEIRRAAIEGRLSEIVT
- a CDS encoding NAD+ synthase; the protein is MGESQPFQGKVDRVTEATILDTFPYYTGSVKPSLRDYAYDAIIAFIREKVDGSCADGVVLGLSGGIDSALVMKLCCDALGKHRVEALLLPDSEVPGPDEKDAGEYATSLGVPVRRIVISSQVSLVAGAIGASDARVVGNIKARVRMILLYAVANMRNLRVAGTGNKSELLTGYFTKYGDGAVDFLPIGDLYKTEVRQLASQLKLPSRFLEKSPSAGLWEGQTDEGELGMPYEQLDSILLAMENHMSAPEVVRRTGIRSDIVDRVFSMVDSSSHKRSAAPIPKIGIRAVGTDW